One Cololabis saira isolate AMF1-May2022 chromosome 18, fColSai1.1, whole genome shotgun sequence genomic region harbors:
- the fam110c gene encoding protein FAM110C: METNSDTTKILEKGPEYLRRQMELESETKGRMSAVERLAASKPKYCKSQQVVNSTQEPVLSIGSASVSSTGSSNRSSNRSGNPLTGSDSPRDAGVRQFCPPGHVRRLGSKKRPDSLLLYRQKCELLGGSVNDRKHHISRKLLHSSVNKNVPLLETTDKECTSEGNMIKITTPEGTTEECRSHSGISQSKKSSDGLTEQCRNKSSDSGPKKAAGDLLEVPVFRRTAGKGVSRSHSDISSRYSKNFADFDAFFKYCGLDGDIIKSLGKENFSARSDEIAINIRSISVSTSDDGFSKSSGGSDGLLEDELHKKIRQGTSVIERNARIIKWLYSCKNATETGKKLRDLD; this comes from the coding sequence ATGGAGACAAACAGTGACACCACAAAGATCCTTGAGAAGGGTCCTGAGTACCTTCGGAGGCAAATGGAACTGGAGAGTGAGACAAAAGGGCGCATGAGTGCTGTGGAGAGACTTGCTGCAAGCAAACCAAAATATTGCAAAAGCCAGCAGGTGGTCAACTCAACCCAAGAGCCGGTTCTAAGTATTGGTTCTGCTTCTGTGAGTAGCACTGGGTCTTCTAACCGAAGCTCAAACCGTAGTGGGAACCCTCTTACAGGCAGTGACTCACCAAGGGATGCAGGTGTGAGACAGTTCTGCCCTCCAGGACATGTGCGTCGACTCGGCTCCAAAAAGCGACCAGACTCTCTTCTACTTTACAGACAGAAGTGCGAGTTACTCGGAGGGTCAGTAAATGATCGGAAACACCATATAAGTCGTAAGCTGCTGCATAGTTCTGTCAATAAAAATGTCCCACTGCTTGAGACCACGGACAAGGAATGTACGTCTGAAGGCAACATGATAAAAATCACCACACCTGAGGGAACAACAGAGGAATGCAGATCACATTCTGGGATCTCTCAGTCAAAGAAGAGTTCAGATGGACTGACAGAACAATGCAGAAACAAGAGCAGTGATTCTGGACCAAAGAAGGCAGCTGGTGATCTCCTTGAGGTTCCTGTGTTTAGGAGGACTGCTGGCAAGGGGGTCAGCCGTTCACACTCCGACATCAGCTCTAGGTACTCCAAAAACTTTGCAGACTTTGATGCATTCTTCAAATACTGCGGCCTGGACGGGGATATCATTAAGTCTTTGGGGAAGGAGAACTTCTCGGCACGTTCTGATGAGATCGCAATAAACATTCGGAGCATCAGCGTGTCTACATCAGACGATGGCTTCTCAAAGAGCAGCGGCGGCAGTGACGGGCTACTGGAGGATGAGTTACACAAGAAGATACGACAGGGTACATCAGTTATTGAACGCAATGCAAGGATTATCAAATGGCTATATAGCTGCAAAAATGCTACAGAGACTGGAAAAAAGTTAAGAGACCTTGACTAA